In one window of Zingiber officinale cultivar Zhangliang chromosome 11A, Zo_v1.1, whole genome shotgun sequence DNA:
- the LOC122031189 gene encoding potassium transporter 25-like produces the protein MDLEARPVSNPAKRQTWSSVLMLAYQSLGVVYGDLSTSPLYVYRNTFADDIQHSDSNDEIYGVLSFVFWTLTLIPLLKYVLIVLRADDNGEGGTFALYSLLVRHGRIGFIPNGQVADEELMACKEKDEPFHLLNDAVPISPCDGDTYSSSLMKRLLAKHKNSQRVLLLLSLLGTCMVIGDGVLTPAISIFSAISGLEFSMSREHHKYVELPFACFILLCLFTLQRVGTRRLGFLFAPIVIIWLLCISLIGAYNIVHWNPHIYRALSPYYMFKFLKKTGRGGWMSLGGVLLCITGSEAMYADLGHFSQSSVKIAFAFVVYPSLLLAYMGQAAFLTQHHVIENHHRIGFYVSVPERLRWPVLVIAILAAVVGSQSVITGTFSIIKQCSALSCFPRVKIVHTSSKIDGQIYIPEINWILMLLCLAVTIGFRDTKHLGNAQGLAVIIVMLVTTCLMSLVIVVCWHKNIFFAICFLIFFGTIEVIFFSASLIKFLEGAWFPIALASFLMMVMYIWHYGTVKKYEFDVQNKVPINWLLSLGPSLGFVRVRGIGLIHTELASGIPAIFTHFVTNLPAFHQVLVFLCIKSIPIPHVRPEERFLVGRVGPKEFRSYRVIVRYGYHDVHKDDLEFEKDLVSSIAEFIRSAGHERNSLAEGTDNGDEKMTVVSTGFRFSEEKIESEVAPGLSGSNEMHSSAIPRKKRVRFVLPKSAMIEKGAEEELQDLMNAREAGMAFILGHSHMRAKSGSSLIKRLSINFGYELLRRNCRGPMYAISIPHASTLEVGMAYNV, from the exons ATGGATTTGGAAGCCCGACCCGTCAGCAACCCTGCCAAG AGACAAACGTGGAGTTCAGTACTAATGCTTGCTTACCAGAGCCTTGGTGTGGTCTATGGTGATCTTAGCACTTCACCTCTGTATGTATACAGAAACACTTTTGCCGATGATATCCAGCACTCCGATAGCAATGATGAAATATATGGTGTGCTATCTTTTGTTTTTTGGACCCTCACCCTTATCCCTCTTCTCAAGTATGTCCTCATTGTCCTCCGAGCTGATGACAATGGCGAGGGTGGCACGTTCGCCCTCTACTCGCTTCTCGTTCGCCATGGTCGCATTGGATTCATACCGAACGGGCAGGTTGCTGATGAGGAGCTGATGGCCTGTAAAGAGAAGGATGAACCCTTCCACCTACTTAATGATGCTGTTCCCATTTCGCCATGTGACGGTGATACATATAGTTCATCATTGATGAAGAGGCTGTTGGCGAAGCACAAAAACTCACAGCGTGTTTTACTATTACTTTCTTTGCTCGGGACATGCATGGTCATTGGCGATGGTGTCCTCACCCCGGCAATCTCTA TCTTTTCGGCGATCTCAGGGCTTGAGTTTTCAATGTCAAGGGAGCATCACAAAT ATGTTGAGCTTCCTTTTGCATGTTTCATTCTGTTATGCTTATTCACACTGCAACGTGTTGGCACTCGCCGATTGGGTTTCCTGTTCGCACCGATTGTCATAATTTGGCTTTTATGCATCAGTCTCATTGGTGCCTATAATATTGTTCATTGGAATCCTCATATATATCGAGCCCTCTCTCCATACTATATGTTCAAGTTCTTGAAAAAGACTGGAAGAGGAGGTTGGATGTCATTAGGTGGTGTTCTCTTATGTATAACAG GTTCGGAAGCAATGTACGCTGATCTGGGGCATTTTTCGCAGTCATCTGTAAAG ATTGCTTTTGCATTTGTGGTGTATCCATCTTTGCTCCTAGCATACATGGGACAAGCTGCCTTTTTAACTCAGCATCATGTTATTGAAAATCACCATCGGATTGGATTCTACGTGTCTGTACCAG AGAGACTGAGATGGCCTGTTCTAGTAATCGCAATTCTTGCTGCCGTGGTGGGAAGCCAGTCCGTTATCACTGGTACTTTCTCTATTATCAAGCAGTGTTCTGCCTTGAGTTGTTTTCCGAGGGTGAAGATAGTCCATACGTCATCCAAAATAGATGGACAAATATACATTCCTGAGATCAATTGGATTTTGATGTTATTGTGCTTGGCGGTGACTATCGGTTTCAGAGACACCAAGCATTTGGGAAATGCTCAAG GTTTAGCAGTCATTATCGTTATGCTGGTCACTACCTGCCTCATGTCACTAGTGATCGTCGTATGCTGGCATAAGAACATTTTCTTTGCAATATGCTTTCTCATTTTCTTCGGAACAATAGAAGTGATATTCTTCTCAGCCTCCCTAATCAAGTTTCTCGAGGGAGCATGGTTCCCTATTGCTCTCGCCTCCTTTCTCATGATGGTTATGTACATATGGCACTATGGCACGGTCAAAAAGTACGAGTTTGATGTTCAAAACAAGGTTCCCATCAATTGGCTGCTTAGCCTCGGCCCCTCTCTTGGCTTCGTTCGTGTGCGAGGAATTGGTTTGATTCACACTGAACTTGCATCGGGAATTCCTGCCATTTTCACACACTTTGTCACCAACTTACCGGCATTTCACCAG GTTCTTGTCTTCCTATGCATCAAGTCGATCCCAATCCCACATGTCCGGCCGGAGGAAAGATTCCTTGTCGGTCGAGTTGGTCCTAAAGAATTCAGAAGTTACCGAGTCATAGTCAGGTATGGGTACCACGACGTACACAAAGATGACTTGGAGTTTGAGAAGGACCTAGTTTCCAGCATTGCGGAGTTCATAAGATCTGCCGGGCATGAGCGTAATAGTCTCGCGGAGGGAACCGACAATGGCGATGAAAAAATGACAGTAGTAAGTACAGGTTTCAGGTTCAGTGAGGAGAAAATAGAATCTGAGGTAGCACCGGGCCTTTCAGGATCCAACGAGATGCATTCTTCAGCAATTCCACGGAAGAAACGAGTGCGGTTCGTGTTGCCAAAGAGCGCAATGATTGAAAAGGGAGCCGAAGAAGAGCTGCAAGATCTGATGAATGCAAGAGAAGCAGGAATGGCCTTCATACTTGGGCACTCACACATGAGGGCCAAGAGCGGATCGAGTTTGATAAAACGTCTTTCGATCAACTTCGGATACGAGCTCCTGAGGAGGAACTGCAGGGGGCCGATGTACGCCATCAGCATTCCACATGCTTCGACTCTCGAGGTTGGGATGGCTTATAATGTTTGA